One genomic region from Mycobacterium basiliense encodes:
- a CDS encoding MBL fold metallo-hydrolase, which yields MVRQSKTSSKSSPPLVRLTDKVHLVQGPMVNWAVVADESGVMLVDAGYPGDRERVLDSLHRLGYQAGDVRAILLTHAHIDHLGSGIWFAREHGTPVFCHADEVGHAKREYHQSASVLDVVLRSWRPRTAVWGLRLLGSGGLIRTGIPTTQPLTAALAATLPGQPMEIFTPGHTSGHCSYLIDGVLVSGDALVTGHTMLRHHGPQLLPTVFNHRWQQCIRSLDALALLETEILAPGHGDVWRGPIRVAAQEAIARARR from the coding sequence ATGGTCCGCCAGTCAAAGACGTCGTCAAAGTCTTCGCCCCCGCTTGTTCGGCTCACCGACAAGGTCCACCTGGTCCAGGGGCCCATGGTCAATTGGGCAGTAGTGGCCGACGAAAGCGGCGTCATGCTGGTCGATGCCGGCTATCCCGGCGACCGCGAACGGGTACTCGATTCCCTACACCGGCTGGGCTACCAGGCCGGTGACGTGCGCGCGATCCTGCTGACCCATGCCCACATCGACCACCTAGGCTCCGGGATTTGGTTCGCGCGGGAGCACGGAACCCCGGTGTTCTGCCACGCCGACGAAGTGGGTCACGCCAAGCGGGAGTACCACCAGAGCGCGTCGGTTCTCGACGTCGTGTTGCGCAGCTGGCGCCCCCGCACGGCGGTGTGGGGCCTTCGGCTGCTGGGCAGCGGCGGCCTCATTCGCACAGGCATCCCGACCACCCAGCCATTGACCGCCGCGTTGGCCGCCACGTTGCCGGGTCAGCCGATGGAGATCTTCACCCCGGGGCACACCAGCGGGCACTGCTCGTACCTTATCGACGGCGTGTTGGTCAGCGGTGACGCCCTGGTCACCGGCCACACGATGTTGCGCCACCATGGACCGCAGCTGCTGCCGACGGTGTTCAATCACCGCTGGCAGCAATGTATCCGCAGTCTGGATGCGCTGGCATTGCTGGAAACCGAGATCTTGGCACCAGGCCACGGCGACGTTTGGCGCGGACCGATTCGCGTGGCGGCGCAAGAGGCGATCGCTCGAGCCCGACGCTGA
- the fgd gene encoding glucose-6-phosphate dehydrogenase (coenzyme-F420), with protein sequence MAELKLGYKASAEQFAPRELVELAVVAEARGMDSATVSDHFQPWRHKGGHAPFSLAWMTAVGERTKRLLLGTSVLTPTFRYNPAVIAQAFATMGCLYPNRVFLGVGTGEALNEIATGYEGAWPEFKERFARLRESVRLMRELWGGDRVDFAGDYYRLKGASIYDVPEGGVPVYIAAGGPAVAKYAGRAGDGFICTSGKGEELYTEKLMPAVLEGAVAANRNVDEIDKMIEIKISYDPDPELALNNTRFWAPLSLTAEQKHSIDDPIEMEKAADALPIEQIAKRWIVASDPDEAVEKVGQYVTWGLNHLVFHAPGHDQRRFLELFEKDLAPRLRKLG encoded by the coding sequence GTGGCTGAACTAAAACTTGGGTACAAGGCATCCGCTGAACAATTCGCACCGCGCGAACTCGTCGAACTCGCTGTCGTCGCGGAAGCCCGCGGCATGGACAGCGCCACCGTCAGTGACCACTTCCAGCCGTGGCGGCACAAGGGCGGGCATGCTCCGTTTTCGCTGGCCTGGATGACCGCCGTCGGCGAACGCACCAAGCGACTGCTGCTGGGCACCTCGGTGCTCACTCCCACCTTTCGTTACAACCCCGCTGTCATCGCGCAGGCCTTCGCCACCATGGGGTGTCTGTATCCGAATCGCGTCTTCCTCGGAGTGGGCACCGGTGAGGCTCTGAACGAGATCGCCACCGGATACGAAGGCGCCTGGCCAGAGTTCAAGGAGCGGTTCGCCAGGCTGCGTGAATCGGTGCGGCTCATGCGCGAACTATGGGGCGGCGACCGCGTCGACTTTGCCGGTGACTATTACCGCCTCAAAGGCGCCTCGATCTATGACGTGCCCGAGGGGGGCGTTCCCGTCTATATCGCGGCCGGCGGGCCAGCGGTGGCGAAATATGCCGGCCGCGCCGGCGATGGCTTTATCTGTACATCCGGCAAGGGCGAGGAGCTGTACACCGAAAAGCTGATGCCCGCGGTGCTGGAGGGGGCGGTCGCCGCCAACCGAAACGTCGACGAGATCGACAAAATGATCGAAATCAAGATCTCCTACGATCCGGATCCCGAATTGGCGCTGAACAACACCAGATTTTGGGCGCCGCTCTCGTTGACCGCCGAGCAGAAGCACAGCATCGATGACCCGATCGAGATGGAAAAGGCCGCCGACGCATTGCCCATCGAACAGATCGCCAAGCGCTGGATCGTGGCGTCGGATCCCGACGAGGCGGTCGAAAAGGTGGGCCAGTATGTGACATGGGGTCTCAACCACCTCGTGTTCCACGCCCCCGGGCACGATCAGCGCCGGTTCCTGGAGCTCTTCGAAAAGGATCTGGCACCTAGATTGCGGAAACTTGGCTGA
- the pta gene encoding phosphate acetyltransferase — translation MAEPKRPAGTSAIYIAAPESETGKSTIALGLLHRLAASAAKVGVFRPITRTSRQERDYILELLLAHSTAGVPYEQCIGVTYQQLHDDRDAAIVAIVEAYHAVATMCDAVVIVGSDYTDVASPAELSVNARIAANLGAPVLLTVRGWGRTPDEIASVVGVCLEELSGQRAHVAAVLANRCDPARLAEVARALSGFGPRNYVLPEEPLLAAPTVAEMQTAVAGKAIRGDTELFEREVMDVMVAGMTADHCLERLRDGMAVITPGDRSDVVLAVASAHGAQGFPSLSCLILNGGFELHTSIAALVAGLRLRLPIIATTAGTYDTASAAASARGRVTATSQRKIDTALGLMDRHVDMADLVEQLAIPIPTVTTPQMFVHQLQEQARSMRKHIVLPEGDDDRILKSAGRLLQRSVADLTILGDEAHIRLRASELGVSLDGATVIDPRVSELNEQFAEQYSELRKSKGVTVEQAREIMHDATYFGTMLVFNDMVDGMVSGAVHTTAHTVRPALQIIRTVPGVSTVSSIFLMCLPDRVLAYGDCAIIPNPTIEQLADIAICSARTAAKFGIDPRVAMLSYSTGDSGTGVDVEKVRSATQLIRERDPELLVDGPIQYDAAVDPSVAATKMHDSPVGGRATVLIFPDLNTGNNTYKAVQRSAGAIAIGPVLQGLRKPVNDLSRGALVEDIVNTVAITAIQAQGGR, via the coding sequence TTGGCTGAACCTAAGCGGCCGGCCGGTACCTCTGCGATCTACATCGCGGCGCCAGAGTCGGAGACGGGCAAGTCAACGATCGCGCTGGGCCTGCTGCACCGATTGGCGGCTAGCGCGGCCAAAGTTGGTGTGTTCCGCCCAATTACCCGAACATCCCGTCAGGAACGCGATTACATTCTGGAGCTGTTGCTCGCGCACTCCACCGCGGGCGTGCCGTATGAACAGTGCATAGGCGTCACCTACCAACAGTTGCACGACGACCGGGACGCTGCCATCGTGGCCATCGTCGAGGCTTACCACGCGGTGGCAACGATGTGCGACGCGGTAGTGATTGTCGGCAGTGACTACACCGATGTGGCCAGCCCAGCCGAGCTATCGGTTAATGCGCGGATTGCGGCCAATCTCGGCGCGCCGGTGTTGCTGACGGTGCGCGGCTGGGGTCGCACACCCGACGAGATCGCCAGCGTCGTCGGGGTCTGCTTGGAAGAGCTGTCTGGCCAACGTGCTCACGTTGCCGCGGTGTTGGCCAATCGCTGTGATCCCGCGCGGCTGGCTGAGGTCGCGCGGGCGCTGAGCGGATTCGGCCCGCGAAACTACGTGCTGCCCGAGGAGCCGCTGCTGGCCGCTCCCACCGTCGCCGAAATGCAGACAGCAGTGGCGGGTAAGGCGATCCGCGGCGACACGGAACTCTTCGAACGTGAGGTCATGGATGTGATGGTCGCCGGCATGACCGCCGACCACTGCCTGGAGCGGCTGCGTGACGGCATGGCCGTCATCACGCCGGGTGATCGCTCCGACGTGGTGCTCGCTGTTGCCAGCGCCCATGGTGCCCAAGGGTTTCCGTCGCTGTCGTGCCTCATCCTCAACGGTGGTTTCGAGTTGCATACGTCGATTGCGGCCCTGGTCGCGGGACTGCGGCTGCGGCTACCCATCATTGCCACCACCGCCGGTACCTACGACACGGCCAGCGCGGCGGCGTCGGCCCGGGGCCGGGTCACCGCGACATCGCAGCGCAAGATCGACACCGCCCTGGGACTGATGGATCGCCACGTCGACATGGCAGACCTGGTGGAGCAGTTGGCAATTCCCATCCCGACGGTCACTACACCACAGATGTTCGTTCACCAGCTGCAGGAGCAGGCCCGTTCCATGCGCAAACACATCGTGTTGCCAGAGGGTGACGACGACCGCATCCTCAAGTCCGCGGGCCGTCTGCTGCAGCGCTCGGTTGCCGACCTCACCATTTTGGGCGACGAGGCCCATATCCGCCTGCGGGCATCGGAACTCGGCGTCAGCCTGGACGGCGCGACAGTCATCGACCCGCGAGTCAGCGAGCTGAATGAGCAATTCGCCGAACAGTATTCGGAATTGCGCAAGTCCAAAGGCGTAACGGTCGAGCAGGCCCGCGAAATCATGCACGACGCGACGTATTTCGGCACCATGTTGGTGTTCAATGACATGGTCGACGGCATGGTGTCCGGCGCGGTGCACACCACAGCGCATACCGTTCGCCCGGCGCTGCAGATCATCAGAACCGTTCCGGGTGTCTCCACTGTCTCCAGTATTTTCCTGATGTGCCTGCCGGACCGGGTGCTGGCATACGGCGACTGCGCGATCATCCCCAACCCTACGATCGAGCAACTCGCAGACATTGCCATCTGTTCGGCTCGTACAGCTGCCAAGTTCGGCATCGACCCGCGGGTGGCCATGCTCTCCTACTCAACTGGCGACTCGGGTACCGGGGTTGACGTTGAAAAGGTAAGGTCTGCAACGCAATTAATCCGAGAAAGAGATCCAGAGCTGCTGGTCGACGGGCCGATTCAGTACGATGCCGCTGTCGATCCATCGGTCGCGGCCACTAAGATGCATGACTCACCGGTGGGCGGCCGAGCGACGGTATTGATCTTTCCCGACCTCAATACCGGCAACAACACTTACAAAGCCGTGCAGCGTTCGGCGGGGGCGATCGCGATCGGCCCGGTGCTTCAAGGCCTACGCAAGCCGGTAAATGATCTGTCCCGCGGTGCTCTGGTCGAGGACATCGTGAATACCGTTGCCATTACTGCTATTCAGGCGCAAGGCGGCAGATGA
- a CDS encoding acetate kinase: MTGNQVVLVLNSGSSSLKYQLVEPDSGRSLAVGNVEQIGEDSSSVPDHDAALHLVFDMLSQHGIDLQTCGLVAVGHRVVHGGQDFYEPTVLDEAVIGRLEELSALAPLHNPPAILGIRVARTLLPEVPHIAVFDTAFFHHLPAAAASYAIDRDLAEVWKIRRYGFHGTSHEYVSQRAAEFLGRSLGELNQIVLHLGNGASASAIAGGRPVETSMGLTPLEGLVMGTRSGDLDPGVIGYLWRAAKMGVDDIESMLNHRSGVFGLAGERDFRQLHKLIESGDVAAQLAYDVFIHRLRKYIGAYLAVLGHTDVVSFTAGIGEHDAAVRRDALAGLAELGIDLAGNRNASPSGGVRRISVDDSPIAVLVVPTNEELAIARDCIRALSPDV; this comes from the coding sequence ATGACGGGTAATCAAGTGGTCCTGGTGCTCAACTCGGGATCTTCCTCGCTGAAATACCAACTTGTCGAGCCGGACTCCGGCAGGTCGCTGGCGGTCGGCAACGTCGAGCAGATCGGTGAAGATTCGTCATCGGTGCCCGACCATGACGCGGCCCTGCATCTGGTGTTTGACATGCTGTCCCAGCACGGCATTGACTTGCAGACCTGTGGCCTGGTGGCGGTCGGGCACCGGGTAGTGCACGGAGGACAGGACTTCTACGAACCGACGGTGCTAGATGAGGCGGTGATCGGCAGGCTAGAGGAGCTGTCTGCGCTGGCTCCACTGCATAATCCACCCGCGATACTGGGCATCCGGGTGGCGCGCACATTGCTGCCCGAGGTCCCGCACATCGCGGTGTTCGATACGGCGTTCTTTCACCACCTGCCCGCCGCCGCTGCCAGCTACGCGATCGACCGTGACTTGGCTGAAGTCTGGAAGATCCGCCGCTACGGGTTTCATGGGACCTCGCATGAGTACGTCAGCCAACGCGCCGCAGAGTTCTTGGGTAGGTCGCTCGGTGAGCTCAATCAGATTGTGCTGCACCTGGGTAACGGCGCATCGGCATCGGCTATCGCCGGGGGCAGGCCGGTCGAGACGTCGATGGGTCTGACCCCATTGGAAGGCTTGGTGATGGGCACCCGCAGTGGTGACCTGGACCCCGGTGTAATCGGTTACCTGTGGCGCGCCGCGAAGATGGGTGTGGATGATATCGAGTCGATGCTCAACCACCGATCGGGAGTATTCGGCCTGGCTGGTGAACGCGATTTCCGCCAGCTTCATAAGCTGATCGAGTCAGGCGACGTCGCAGCACAATTGGCCTACGACGTGTTCATCCATCGGCTACGGAAGTACATCGGTGCCTACCTGGCGGTGCTCGGCCACACCGACGTGGTGAGCTTTACCGCGGGGATCGGTGAGCACGACGCGGCGGTGCGCCGCGACGCATTAGCCGGATTGGCCGAGCTCGGTATCGACCTTGCCGGGAACCGTAACGCTAGCCCGTCGGGCGGTGTGCGGCGCATTTCCGTTGATGACTCGCCCATTGCCGTATTGGTGGTGCCGACCAATGAAGAACTGGCCATAGCCAGGGACTGCATCCGAGCGCTTTCGCCCGACGTCTGA
- a CDS encoding PE domain-containing protein, whose protein sequence is MSSYVIAVPEALAAAATDFSGIGEAVRRASAAAAGSTTNLLAAGADEVSAAIAGLFGSHAQEYQALSAQVTVFHDRFVQTIAAGSGAYAAAEAANASLLQTIEADVLAMINAPTKALFGRALIGDGANGAAGSGQAGGAGGLLWGNGGDGGSGAAGQAGGAGGNAGLFGNGGNGGTGGAGGVGGGGGAGGWLGGFGGAGGTGGAGGAGGVGGASRALFGFSGGAGGTGGAGVAGGVGGVGGAGGAAWGLLSNGGPGGTGGLGGSSGTFGVAGGTGGAGGVGGHGGLFGVGGHGGLGGGGGLGGAATAGFAAPGAAGGVGSAAAGVAGGVGGLGGIGGAPGTVTTITVGDAPTGVAVNPGGDVYVTNRGDGTVSVINPASNTVIGSPIGVGSNPTGVAVNPGGYVYVANSGSNTVWVIDPTTNTVTGTPIPVGDFPFGVAVSPGGHVYVTNRVDGTVSVIDPTTNTTVSGTPIPVGNTPFGVAVNPGGDVYVTNLSGGTVSVIDPTTNTVTGTPIPVGNNPYGVAVNPGGNIYVTNQADGTVSVIDPTTNTVTGTPIAVGSGPFGVAVNPNTGYVYVTNHFSNTVSVIDPTTSTVTATIDVGALPFGVAVDPTTGHVYVANIDSGTVSVISG, encoded by the coding sequence ATGTCGTCGTATGTGATCGCAGTACCCGAAGCTTTGGCCGCAGCCGCAACGGATTTCAGCGGGATCGGCGAGGCGGTCAGGCGGGCCAGCGCGGCGGCGGCGGGATCGACGACGAATCTGCTGGCGGCCGGGGCTGATGAGGTGTCGGCGGCGATCGCGGGGCTGTTCGGCTCCCATGCGCAGGAGTATCAGGCGCTTAGCGCACAGGTGACGGTGTTTCACGATCGGTTTGTGCAGACCATCGCTGCGGGGTCGGGCGCGTATGCGGCCGCTGAGGCCGCCAACGCGTCGCTGTTGCAGACCATTGAGGCCGACGTGCTGGCGATGATCAATGCGCCCACCAAGGCGTTGTTTGGGCGCGCGCTGATCGGTGATGGCGCCAACGGGGCCGCGGGCAGCGGGCAGGCCGGCGGGGCTGGCGGATTGTTGTGGGGCAACGGCGGTGACGGCGGCTCCGGGGCGGCCGGACAGGCCGGCGGGGCCGGAGGGAATGCCGGGCTGTTCGGCAACGGCGGCAACGGCGGAACTGGCGGGGCCGGTGGTGTCGGCGGTGGCGGTGGTGCGGGTGGCTGGTTGGGCGGGTTTGGTGGGGCTGGCGGGACTGGGGGGGCCGGTGGGGCCGGCGGCGTTGGGGGTGCCAGTCGGGCGCTGTTCGGGTTCTCCGGCGGTGCTGGCGGTACCGGCGGGGCCGGCGTTGCCGGTGGTGTGGGTGGTGTCGGCGGGGCTGGCGGTGCGGCCTGGGGGCTGCTGAGCAATGGCGGCCCCGGTGGCACCGGCGGGCTTGGTGGCAGCAGCGGGACCTTCGGCGTGGCCGGCGGTACCGGCGGCGCCGGCGGTGTTGGTGGTCATGGTGGGCTGTTCGGGGTCGGCGGTCACGGCGGCCTCGGTGGTGGTGGCGGACTCGGCGGCGCGGCCACCGCCGGCTTTGCCGCCCCTGGCGCCGCCGGAGGGGTCGGCAGCGCCGCCGCCGGCGTCGCCGGTGGTGTCGGCGGGCTCGGCGGGATAGGCGGGGCTCCCGGCACCGTCACCACCATCACCGTCGGCGACGCTCCGACCGGGGTGGCGGTGAACCCCGGCGGCGACGTCTACGTCACCAACCGAGGCGACGGCACGGTGTCGGTGATCAACCCCGCCAGCAACACCGTCATCGGATCACCCATCGGCGTCGGCTCAAATCCGACCGGAGTGGCGGTCAATCCCGGCGGCTACGTCTACGTCGCCAACTCCGGCAGCAACACGGTGTGGGTGATCGACCCCACCACCAACACCGTCACCGGAACACCCATCCCCGTCGGCGACTTTCCGTTCGGGGTGGCGGTCAGTCCCGGCGGCCACGTCTACGTCACCAACCGGGTCGACGGCACGGTGTCGGTGATAGACCCCACCACCAACACCACCGTCTCCGGAACACCCATCCCCGTCGGCAACACTCCGTTCGGGGTGGCGGTCAACCCCGGCGGCGACGTCTACGTCACCAACCTGAGCGGCGGCACGGTGTCGGTGATAGACCCCACCACCAACACCGTCACCGGAACACCCATCCCCGTCGGCAACAATCCGTACGGGGTGGCGGTCAACCCCGGCGGCAACATCTACGTCACCAACCAGGCCGACGGCACGGTGTCGGTGATAGACCCCACCACCAACACCGTCACCGGTACACCCATCGCCGTCGGCAGCGGGCCGTTCGGGGTGGCGGTCAACCCCAACACCGGCTACGTCTACGTCACCAACCATTTCAGCAACACGGTGTCGGTGATCGACCCCACCACCAGCACCGTCACCGCGACCATCGACGTCGGCGCCCTTCCCTTCGGGGTGGCGGTCGACCCCACCACCGGACACGTCTACGTTGCCAACATAGATAGCGGCACCGTGTCGGTGATCAGTGGTTAG
- a CDS encoding PE family protein codes for MSVDGRFAGHAQTYQGLRTHAEAFHAQFVRALTGAGVTYTAAEAANASPLQALQENVLGVINAPTQTLLGRPLIGDGANGAPGQAGGDGGLLYGNGGNGGTSTTAGVAGGAGGNAGLIGNGGVGGGGGASAAGGAGGAGGWLLGNGGAGGAGGTATAVGYPGANGGAGGAGGSAGLWGAGGAGGAGGAGAMGADGAGTGTGAGAGGNGGAGGKAGDGGLLFGDGGAGGDGGAAGHGGGDVNEHTHGAGGDGGTGGGGGGGGRGGWLLGNGGAAGDGGAGGNGGAGSWGTEDSNGGLGGAGGAGGNAGSTGLWGDGGAAGSGGSGGSGGDGGFRYSTTNSTGGDGGTGGAAGKASDGGLLFGTGGTGGTGGAGGIGGAGGEGTVSGANGAPGGNAGNAGAGGTGGWFFGNGGAGGQGGNGGAGGIGGFGGDAAGEGGAGGTGGDAGAGGSGGWLVGNGGFGGQAGGGGNGGAGGDGFDTKGGNGGMGGSGGSGGTAGSGAQLFGGGGAAGGHSGQIGNGGAGGQGGAGGQSGGAGGGVGAGGDGGAGGDAQLIGDGGHGGAGGTGVPNGSGGSGGTQGMLFGQPGKPGS; via the coding sequence GTGTCTGTTGATGGCCGGTTTGCCGGCCACGCGCAAACCTATCAGGGACTGCGCACGCACGCCGAAGCGTTTCATGCCCAATTTGTCCGAGCCCTCACCGGCGCCGGTGTGACCTATACCGCCGCCGAAGCGGCCAACGCCTCACCGCTACAGGCCCTCCAAGAAAACGTGCTGGGCGTGATCAATGCGCCCACCCAGACATTGCTGGGCCGCCCACTCATCGGCGACGGCGCCAACGGCGCGCCCGGACAAGCCGGCGGCGACGGCGGGCTGTTGTACGGCAACGGCGGCAACGGCGGTACCAGCACGACTGCCGGTGTGGCCGGAGGCGCCGGCGGTAACGCCGGGCTAATCGGCAACGGCGGAGTCGGCGGTGGTGGTGGGGCCAGCGCGGCCGGCGGGGCCGGCGGCGCCGGCGGATGGTTGCTCGGCAACGGCGGGGCCGGCGGTGCCGGTGGGACCGCGACCGCCGTGGGCTACCCGGGCGCTAACGGCGGAGCCGGCGGGGCCGGCGGCAGCGCCGGCCTGTGGGGCGCCGGTGGCGCCGGTGGGGCTGGGGGCGCGGGTGCGATGGGGGCAGACGGGGCCGGTACCGGCACCGGCGCAGGTGCCGGCGGGAATGGTGGCGCCGGCGGGAAAGCCGGTGACGGCGGACTGTTGTTCGGCGACGGCGGGGCCGGCGGCGACGGCGGCGCCGCCGGTCACGGCGGCGGCGATGTAAACGAACACACCCATGGTGCCGGCGGTGACGGTGGTACCGGCGGCGGTGGCGGCGGCGGCGGCCGCGGTGGGTGGCTGCTGGGCAACGGCGGCGCCGCCGGTGATGGCGGTGCCGGCGGCAACGGCGGCGCGGGGTCGTGGGGCACTGAAGACAGCAACGGTGGCCTGGGTGGCGCGGGTGGGGCCGGCGGCAACGCCGGCAGTACGGGGTTGTGGGGCGACGGCGGGGCCGCCGGTAGCGGCGGCAGCGGCGGCAGCGGCGGTGACGGCGGATTCAGGTACAGCACGACCAATAGCACTGGCGGAGATGGGGGGACCGGCGGCGCCGCCGGTAAAGCTAGCGACGGTGGGCTGCTGTTTGGCACTGGTGGGACTGGCGGCACCGGCGGTGCCGGCGGGATCGGTGGCGCCGGTGGCGAAGGCACCGTCTCCGGCGCCAACGGTGCCCCCGGCGGAAATGCCGGAAACGCGGGCGCGGGCGGCACCGGCGGGTGGTTCTTCGGCAACGGCGGGGCGGGCGGACAGGGCGGTAACGGCGGCGCGGGCGGCATCGGCGGGTTTGGCGGCGACGCCGCCGGTGAGGGTGGTGCCGGCGGAACGGGCGGGGATGCCGGCGCGGGCGGCAGCGGCGGCTGGTTAGTCGGCAACGGCGGCTTCGGCGGTCAAGCCGGCGGCGGCGGCAACGGCGGAGCCGGGGGCGATGGCTTCGACACCAAAGGCGGAAACGGCGGCATGGGCGGCAGCGGCGGCAGCGGCGGGACGGCAGGCAGCGGTGCACAGCTGTTCGGCGGCGGCGGCGCCGCCGGTGGTCACAGCGGGCAGATCGGCAACGGCGGCGCTGGTGGGCAAGGCGGCGCCGGAGGACAAAGCGGTGGGGCCGGCGGGGGCGTGGGCGCCGGCGGGGATGGCGGCGCCGGCGGCGACGCGCAGCTGATCGGTGACGGTGGACACGGCGGGGCCGGCGGGACGGGCGTGCCTAACGGGTCCGGTGGCAGCGGCGGCACCCAGGGGATGCTGTTCGGCCAACCCGGTAAGCCGGGCAGCTAG